A part of Vulpes vulpes isolate BD-2025 chromosome 15, VulVul3, whole genome shotgun sequence genomic DNA contains:
- the LOC140595793 gene encoding olfactory receptor 4F6-like, with amino-acid sequence MYEANYSEVSQFVFLGLSTYRPVQHFLLAFSTVFYVTIVLGNLLVVFTVTFDPYLHSPMYFLLANLSFIDLCLSTLTVPKMISDLQSGHRTISFQGCVIQIFALHVLGGSEMVLLVSMALDRYVAICKPLHYLTIMSPQMCILLLSGAWAVGLIHSVTQLAFVIHLPFCGPNEIDSFYCDLPWFIKLACADTYRMEFMVTANSGLISMGTFFSLLISYVFILVTVWKRSSGGLSKAFSTLSAHITVVVLFFVPCIFVYVWPFPSVPVDKFLAILDFVITPILNPIIYTLRNKDMKMALKRLSSQLLSLRMIS; translated from the coding sequence ATGTATGAAGCAAATTATTCTGAAGTGTCTCAGTTTGTATTCTTGGGACTTTCTACCTATAGACCAGTGCAGCATTTTCTCCTTGCCTTCTCTACAGTGTTTTATGTAACAATTGTTTTGGGAAACCTCCTTGTAGTCTTTACAGTGACCTTTGATCCTTACTTACATTCCCCTATGTACTTCCTTTTAGCCAATCTTTCATTCATTGACTTGTGTCTTTCCACCTTAACGGTTCCCAAGATGATATCTGACCTTCAGTCAGGGCACAGAACCATATCCTTTCAAGGATGTGTCATTCAGATATTTGCCCTTCATGTCCTGGGTGGATCTGAGATGGTGCTGCTCGTCTCCATGGCCTTGGATCGATATGTGGCCATATGTAAGCCCCTCCACTACCTGACTATCATGAGCCCGCAGATGTGCATTTTGCTTCTGTCTGGTGCTTGGGCTGTTGGCCTCATTCATTCAGTGACCCAGTTAGCTTTTGTTATCCATTTGCCTTTTTGCGGTCCTAATGAGATAGACAGCTTTTACTGTGACCTTCCTTGGTTCATCAAACTTGCCTGTGCAGACACCTACAGAATGGAGTTCATGGTGACTGCCAACAGTGGGTTAATTTCCATGGGCACCTTCTTCTCGTTGCTTATCTCCTATGTCTTCATTCTGGTCACTGTCTGGAAACGTTCCTCAGGTGGTTTGTCTAAGGCCTTTTCAACTCTGTCAGCGCACATCACTGTGGTGGTTTTGTTCTTTGTACCGTGCATCTTTGTTTACGTGTGGCCATTTCCCTCAGTGCCAGTGGATAAGTTTCTTGCCATTTTGGACTTTGTGATTACACCCATTCTGAATCCTATTATCTACACATTGAGGAACAAAGACATGAAGATGGCACTGAAGAGACTGAGTAGTCAGCTCCTGAGTTTGAGAATGATCTCCTAA